The following are encoded together in the Cyanobacterium aponinum PCC 10605 genome:
- a CDS encoding CPBP family intramembrane glutamic endopeptidase → MTESNQPNLNSFTRTQILGFMGITALILLIISQIWQRLGKINLIPVKFNLHDFSMGVLIAIAIILASSILTRVWEDYRHSAEKYLNLIISPLILADLIWVGLLPGLSEELLFRGVMLPAFGYDWLALILSSVFFGILHWSEVSSWHYVVWAIIIGFVLGYSAYITGNLLVPIVAHSLTNFVSSLLWKLKHP, encoded by the coding sequence ATGACAGAAAGCAATCAACCAAATTTAAACTCTTTTACTAGGACACAAATATTAGGATTTATGGGCATTACCGCCTTAATTCTCCTCATCATCTCTCAAATATGGCAACGATTAGGCAAAATAAATCTCATCCCAGTCAAATTTAATCTTCATGACTTTTCCATGGGAGTTTTAATTGCGATCGCAATTATTCTTGCTAGTAGTATTTTAACTAGAGTATGGGAAGATTATCGTCACAGTGCCGAAAAATACCTAAATTTAATTATTTCTCCCCTAATTTTGGCCGATTTAATTTGGGTGGGTTTACTCCCCGGATTAAGTGAAGAATTATTATTCAGAGGAGTTATGCTTCCTGCTTTTGGTTATGATTGGTTAGCTTTAATCCTTTCTAGCGTCTTTTTTGGAATTTTACACTGGAGTGAAGTTAGCAGTTGGCATTATGTTGTTTGGGCAATTATTATCGGCTTTGTGTTAGGTTACAGTGCTTATATTACAGGTAATTTATTAGTACCGATTGTTGCTCACAGTTTAACTAATTTTGTTTCTAGTTTGCTCTGGAAATTAAAGCATCCTTAA
- a CDS encoding D-alanyl-D-alanine carboxypeptidase, protein MPKKRHLLNWFSILTLTTTSSVSAQTILPELNNFEPIPQSVPASITPQSILIPVPPPQQSQPVGTCNAFIAPAIEEVIKRYGGGWGILVERLSDGEVLYHYNADRGFIPASNMKILTTAAALQRLAPETNISANKSLKEWVEVTNLRSNNYYADTLLKRIGGGATAKQILANMGINPSGFHFADGSGLSRRNLATPRILVDTLRVMYSSPQRDLFFASLPTAGMSGTLRNRMKQTPVQGIVHAKTGTLTGVRALSGYLDHREYGTLIFSILANDSRQSGTALVRAIDEIVLILNTTSRCQ, encoded by the coding sequence ATGCCGAAAAAGCGACATCTTCTTAATTGGTTTTCTATTCTCACTCTGACAACAACGAGTTCAGTTTCTGCCCAGACTATATTACCAGAACTGAACAACTTTGAACCGATACCTCAATCAGTTCCTGCTTCTATCACCCCTCAATCAATTTTAATACCAGTACCACCTCCACAACAGTCTCAACCCGTGGGGACTTGTAATGCTTTTATCGCCCCCGCCATTGAAGAAGTAATTAAACGTTATGGTGGTGGTTGGGGGATTTTAGTTGAAAGATTATCTGATGGAGAAGTGCTTTACCATTATAATGCCGATCGAGGCTTTATTCCTGCCTCTAACATGAAAATCTTAACCACTGCGGCGGCTTTACAGAGATTAGCCCCCGAAACAAATATTAGTGCCAATAAATCTCTCAAAGAGTGGGTTGAGGTAACTAACTTGAGAAGTAATAATTACTATGCAGATACTTTACTTAAACGCATTGGAGGTGGTGCAACGGCTAAACAAATTTTAGCTAATATGGGTATTAATCCCAGTGGTTTTCACTTCGCCGATGGTTCTGGTTTATCTCGTCGTAATCTCGCCACTCCCAGAATTTTAGTTGATACTTTGCGAGTTATGTATTCTAGTCCCCAACGAGATTTATTTTTCGCCTCCTTACCAACTGCGGGGATGAGTGGCACTTTACGTAATCGTATGAAGCAAACCCCTGTACAAGGAATTGTCCATGCTAAAACGGGTACTTTAACTGGGGTTCGGGCTTTATCTGGTTATTTGGATCATCGAGAATATGGTACTTTAATTTTTAGTATCCTTGCCAATGACTCTCGCCAATCTGGCACTGCCTTAGTACGCGCGATCGATGAAATTGTACTAATTCTTAATACTACTTCTCGTTGTCAGTAA
- a CDS encoding alpha/beta hydrolase translates to MIFSRISFGKKLTAISLSFLSLGIFNVKTSYSADNIFFVYSPLIASLRVESLEKFAKDGTVNQNLGFYLNLARVNEQQKAEFRRALTTPVKVDPVLLSRILNTDEAERLLNYFGSVINIRGGSNGKFLLRGALIKSAMEEDGLTLLNVLRNLAVDIQINIPRILNYSEQINLVVNGSDLFVDEVARLGEKEAELSEPVDFSKLTDIRQLGSFSVTNSRLNLLDSTRNRELYVEIFQPAELKGENIPVVIFSHGLSSRPEDFSRWATHLASYGYVVVLPQHPGSDTQQTEDFLAGFSRQIFRLNEFIDRPLDITFVLNELTRLNNQQFGGKLNLESVGVGGHSFGGYTALAVAGAKINFQQLERSCNLEIGNLNTALLLQCRALQLPRKDYNFRDERVKAVFTINPVNASIFGIDGLNNIDIPLFVAAGSYDPATPFVFEQARTFPFLTDQNVYLQLQEGQAHVDFSQLDAGITDLIETVGNLTLPSPYLLDEYTNSMTLAFFQVHLRNEEDYRVFLQSSYAQYLSQGQDFKTFLITSQFLPELRDKYKQFLMDNYDLIFR, encoded by the coding sequence ATGATTTTCTCTCGGATTTCTTTTGGAAAAAAATTAACCGCCATCAGTCTGAGTTTTCTGTCTTTAGGTATCTTTAACGTCAAAACCAGTTATTCTGCCGACAATATCTTTTTTGTTTATAGTCCATTAATAGCTTCTTTGAGAGTAGAATCTTTAGAAAAGTTTGCGAAAGATGGAACTGTTAATCAAAATTTAGGTTTTTACCTGAATTTAGCAAGGGTAAATGAACAACAAAAAGCTGAGTTTAGAAGGGCGTTAACTACTCCCGTAAAAGTTGACCCTGTTTTATTATCTCGTATTCTTAACACCGATGAAGCAGAAAGATTACTTAATTATTTTGGTTCAGTCATTAATATCCGAGGAGGAAGTAACGGAAAATTTTTGTTGCGAGGGGCGTTAATCAAATCCGCAATGGAAGAAGATGGTTTAACCCTTTTAAATGTCTTGCGTAATTTAGCGGTTGACATTCAAATTAATATTCCCCGAATTCTTAACTATAGCGAGCAAATTAACTTAGTAGTTAATGGTAGTGATTTGTTTGTCGATGAAGTAGCAAGATTAGGTGAAAAAGAAGCTGAATTATCTGAACCTGTTGACTTTAGTAAATTGACGGACATTCGTCAATTAGGATCATTTTCTGTGACTAATTCTCGTTTAAATCTTCTTGATTCCACCAGAAATAGAGAACTATACGTAGAAATTTTCCAACCAGCAGAATTAAAAGGTGAAAATATCCCTGTAGTTATTTTTTCTCACGGATTAAGTTCTCGCCCTGAAGATTTTAGCCGATGGGCAACTCATTTGGCTTCTTATGGTTATGTGGTGGTTTTACCCCAACACCCGGGCAGTGATACACAGCAAACAGAAGATTTCTTAGCTGGTTTCTCCCGTCAAATATTTCGTCTCAATGAGTTTATCGATCGCCCTTTAGATATTACGTTTGTATTAAATGAATTGACTCGTTTAAATAATCAGCAATTTGGTGGAAAATTAAACCTTGAAAGCGTAGGAGTGGGGGGGCATTCTTTTGGAGGTTATACGGCTTTGGCTGTGGCGGGGGCAAAAATCAATTTTCAACAATTAGAACGTAGTTGTAATTTAGAAATTGGTAATCTTAATACTGCTCTTTTACTGCAATGTCGTGCTTTACAACTACCTAGAAAAGATTATAATTTCCGAGATGAAAGGGTAAAAGCAGTATTTACTATTAACCCTGTTAATGCTTCTATTTTTGGCATTGACGGATTAAATAATATTGATATTCCCCTGTTTGTAGCTGCAGGTAGCTATGATCCTGCTACTCCCTTTGTTTTTGAACAGGCAAGGACATTTCCTTTTTTAACAGATCAAAATGTTTATTTACAACTACAAGAAGGACAAGCCCATGTTGATTTTTCCCAACTCGATGCAGGTATTACAGACTTAATCGAAACGGTGGGAAATTTAACTCTACCTTCTCCTTACCTACTGGATGAATATACTAACTCCATGACGTTAGCTTTCTTTCAAGTGCATTTAAGAAACGAAGAAGACTATCGAGTCTTTTTACAATCTAGTTATGCTCAATATTTGAGTCAAGGACAAGATTTTAAAACCTTTTTAATTACATCTCAATTTTTACCTGAGTTGAGGGATAAATACAAACAATTTTTGATGGACAACTATGACCTTATTTTCCGCTAG
- the murQ gene encoding N-acetylmuramic acid 6-phosphate etherase: MNRGHLLTEQINQASVNLDQLSPLEIVDLFNQEDQKTLDAIASSRQEIAQTIEITAQQLGKGGRLFYIGAGTSGRLGVLDAAECPPTFCTPPTMVQGILAGGKEALVKSSEALEDRREDGAKAMIDHNISNLDVVIGITAGGTTPYVHGALQEAKKRGAIAVAMSCVPKEQVSIPADIDIRLLTGAEILAGSTRLKAGTVTKMALNIISTGVMVQLGKVYGNRMIDVSVTNSKLEDRALRIISDLTGLDREKAQNLLSASGSKVKLALLMHWTNTSKAEAETLLARNNGNLRQAINN; this comes from the coding sequence ATGAACCGAGGACATCTTTTAACAGAACAAATCAACCAAGCTAGTGTTAATTTAGATCAACTTTCTCCCCTTGAAATTGTTGACTTATTTAATCAAGAAGACCAAAAAACCCTGGATGCGATCGCATCTTCCCGTCAAGAAATTGCCCAAACTATCGAAATCACCGCCCAACAATTAGGCAAGGGAGGACGATTATTTTACATAGGGGCAGGTACGAGCGGCAGATTAGGGGTTTTAGATGCGGCGGAGTGTCCCCCCACGTTTTGTACTCCCCCCACCATGGTACAGGGCATTCTCGCAGGAGGAAAAGAAGCATTAGTAAAAAGTTCTGAAGCTCTCGAAGATAGACGGGAAGACGGGGCAAAAGCTATGATTGACCATAATATCAGCAACCTTGATGTGGTAATTGGTATCACGGCTGGAGGTACAACTCCCTATGTTCACGGAGCATTACAGGAAGCAAAAAAAAGAGGTGCGATCGCAGTTGCTATGAGTTGTGTACCAAAAGAACAAGTATCCATACCAGCAGATATTGATATTCGTTTGCTCACGGGAGCTGAAATTTTAGCAGGTTCAACCCGTCTAAAAGCAGGTACAGTAACAAAAATGGCATTAAATATTATCTCCACAGGAGTAATGGTACAATTGGGCAAAGTTTACGGTAATCGCATGATAGATGTTTCCGTTACCAATAGTAAATTAGAAGATAGAGCATTGAGAATTATCTCTGATTTGACAGGTTTAGATAGAGAAAAAGCCCAAAACTTGTTATCTGCGAGTGGATCTAAGGTAAAATTAGCATTATTAATGCACTGGACTAATACAAGTAAAGCAGAAGCCGAAACTTTATTAGCCCGAAATAACGGTAATTTACGCCAAGCAATTAACAATTAG
- a CDS encoding RNA-guided endonuclease InsQ/TnpB family protein produces the protein MHRAIKVRIYPNKTQAKKLSQVMGCCRWWYNYALNLCIDTYKATGKALKQVALNKYLPKLKKEEDTAWLGDCYSQCLQSTTLNLTKAFKNFFEGRAKYPRYKSYQGRQSCQYPQNVSIVDGCLKIPQLGLVKAVIHRIFEGEIKTVTVSKTPTGKYYASILFDTKQTFPEVTITGKVCGIDLGIKDFAIVHDGRKTSKYANPRHIKKHEKNLARKQQKLARKKKGSKNREKARKLVAKVHERISNARQDFLHKLSRKIVNNNQVVVIEQLNIKGMVRNHNLAKAISDVGWGTLINFLDYKLKQKGGLLVEIDRWFPSSKTCSHCHYQMSEMPLEIREWTCPSCGSHHDRDENASKNIRAEGIRKIQTDGTAVSASGGSVRPKGGRKSVLRHEPVKDEAHTINL, from the coding sequence ATGCACAGAGCAATAAAAGTCAGAATCTATCCCAACAAAACCCAAGCCAAGAAATTATCTCAGGTTATGGGTTGTTGTCGTTGGTGGTATAACTACGCTCTAAACTTGTGCATTGACACTTATAAAGCTACAGGTAAGGCATTAAAGCAAGTAGCCCTTAATAAGTATCTCCCTAAGTTAAAAAAAGAGGAAGATACGGCTTGGTTAGGGGATTGTTACTCACAATGTCTGCAATCAACGACTCTTAATCTGACTAAGGCTTTCAAAAACTTCTTTGAAGGTAGAGCCAAATACCCCAGATACAAGTCATATCAAGGAAGACAGTCTTGCCAATATCCCCAAAATGTCTCGATAGTTGATGGATGTCTCAAAATTCCCCAACTGGGCTTAGTAAAAGCAGTTATTCATCGGATATTTGAAGGTGAGATTAAGACTGTAACAGTAAGCAAAACTCCTACTGGTAAATACTATGCAAGTATATTATTTGATACCAAACAAACATTTCCTGAAGTAACAATTACGGGAAAAGTCTGTGGTATTGACTTAGGAATCAAAGATTTTGCTATTGTTCATGATGGCAGGAAAACCAGTAAGTACGCTAACCCTAGACACATCAAAAAACATGAAAAAAACTTAGCTCGGAAACAACAAAAATTAGCCCGTAAGAAAAAAGGCTCTAAGAATAGAGAAAAAGCTCGTAAGCTAGTTGCTAAAGTTCACGAACGCATAAGCAATGCCCGTCAAGACTTCCTACACAAACTCTCAAGAAAGATTGTGAATAACAATCAAGTGGTAGTCATTGAGCAGTTGAATATCAAGGGTATGGTTCGGAATCACAACTTAGCGAAAGCAATATCTGATGTCGGTTGGGGAACATTGATCAATTTCCTAGACTATAAACTCAAGCAAAAAGGTGGGTTATTAGTAGAGATAGACAGATGGTTTCCTAGCTCTAAAACTTGCTCTCATTGTCATTATCAAATGTCTGAAATGCCATTAGAGATAAGAGAATGGACTTGTCCAAGTTGTGGTAGTCATCATGATAGAGATGAGAACGCAAGTAAAAATATTAGAGCAGAAGGCATCAGAAAAATACAGACGGATGGAACAGCCGTCTCTGCGTCTGGAGGATCGGTAAGACCAAAAGGCGGACGTAAATCTGTCTTGAGGCACGAACCTGTGAAGGATGAAGCCCACACCATAAATCTTTGA
- a CDS encoding NUDIX domain-containing protein: MTNYINPAPTVDIIIELKDHDSRPIVLIERKNEPLGWAIPGGFMDYGESVEETAIREAKEETCLDIELLDLLYVYSDPSRDARKHTLSVVFIAEAVGQPIPADDAKNLAIFPIEKIPSNLCFDHDLILQDYLNYRLNFNSKGICFPTRPLPKIKKSNT; encoded by the coding sequence ATGACAAATTATATAAATCCTGCTCCCACCGTAGATATAATTATTGAATTAAAAGACCATGATTCTCGTCCTATCGTTCTTATTGAAAGGAAAAATGAACCTTTAGGGTGGGCAATACCGGGGGGATTTATGGATTATGGAGAGTCAGTGGAAGAAACAGCGATTAGAGAAGCAAAAGAAGAAACTTGTCTTGATATTGAGCTTCTTGATTTGTTATATGTTTATTCTGACCCTTCCAGAGATGCCCGTAAACATACTTTGAGTGTTGTTTTTATTGCTGAAGCAGTGGGGCAACCAATACCTGCTGATGATGCCAAAAATTTAGCTATATTTCCCATTGAGAAAATACCTTCTAATCTCTGCTTTGACCATGATTTGATTCTACAAGACTATCTTAATTATCGTCTCAACTTCAATTCTAAAGGAATCTGTTTTCCTACTCGCCCTCTACCAAAAATTAAAAAAAGTAACACCTAA
- a CDS encoding flavin monoamine oxidase family protein, whose translation MSSQTTITKTIADLLSLVENKYGVGVGLELLRQLGGHNIVSDKGEPPDIPSISNGNHPQVVIVGAGIAGLVLALELKERGAKVILLEASSRCGGRNLTIRPGELIQEESFPAQKCNLPSGQYFNAGPGRISHHHRAVLHYCRRFGLSLRPYFTLNRGALLHRWLPQTNQDIFVKNRQVLFDGLGRLSELAFKGSTSLNLQESLPHDLALALNDWLQTFGGVDEKGNYQEDGKNGYQLIRGGRHDKGKSCPALELEQILGLRLWYDDPRRSPDVIDEQLTMFEIEGGNDGLVSALESALGDCIRLNHGVEEIVQDEGGVTLKGSLTNDSGQTFQLKCDRIVITAQPPVLKNMRIDVGDAWLEAFQALPPRFAVKVAGWMKRRFWEEDLGIYGGITFTNLPIQQIWYPNNGFLEQNGGLLVLAYSALEYGEALGKIAPDIRCLAVQELASRIHPQIKSESSHLMTIAWQNIPYIYSPWMAWTPEKYNQYFHQITRCDRRIAFAGDWCSHLPAWQEGAIRSAYDLIEWALYGKE comes from the coding sequence ATGTCTTCGCAAACTACAATCACAAAAACTATTGCTGACTTACTTTCTCTTGTGGAAAATAAGTATGGTGTTGGGGTGGGGTTAGAATTATTACGGCAATTAGGGGGACATAATATTGTCTCTGATAAGGGTGAACCTCCTGATATACCTTCTATAAGTAATGGCAATCATCCTCAAGTTGTGATTGTGGGGGCGGGAATTGCAGGATTAGTTTTGGCTTTGGAGTTGAAGGAAAGAGGTGCGAAAGTTATTCTTTTAGAGGCATCATCTCGATGCGGGGGCAGAAATTTAACTATTCGCCCAGGGGAATTAATCCAAGAAGAGAGTTTTCCTGCTCAAAAATGTAATTTACCCTCTGGACAATATTTTAATGCGGGGCCGGGGCGGATTTCTCATCATCATCGGGCTGTTTTACATTATTGTCGTCGTTTTGGTTTATCATTACGTCCTTATTTTACTCTGAATCGGGGTGCTTTGCTTCACCGTTGGCTACCTCAGACGAATCAGGATATTTTTGTCAAAAATAGACAGGTGCTGTTTGATGGGCTAGGAAGGCTCTCTGAGTTAGCTTTTAAGGGTTCTACAAGTCTTAATTTACAAGAATCTTTACCGCATGATTTGGCTTTAGCCTTAAATGACTGGTTACAAACTTTTGGGGGAGTTGATGAAAAGGGTAATTATCAAGAAGATGGAAAAAATGGCTATCAACTAATAAGAGGGGGGCGCCATGATAAGGGAAAATCTTGCCCTGCTTTGGAGTTGGAACAGATTTTGGGTTTGAGATTATGGTATGATGACCCTCGCCGTAGCCCTGATGTAATTGATGAGCAGTTAACAATGTTTGAAATTGAAGGGGGTAATGATGGTTTAGTTAGCGCTTTAGAGTCGGCTTTGGGGGATTGTATTCGTCTCAATCATGGGGTGGAAGAAATAGTCCAAGATGAAGGGGGAGTAACCCTGAAAGGTTCACTTACTAATGATTCTGGGCAAACTTTTCAATTAAAATGCGATCGCATCGTGATTACTGCTCAACCTCCTGTTTTAAAAAATATGCGTATTGATGTGGGAGATGCTTGGCTAGAGGCGTTTCAAGCTCTACCTCCTAGATTTGCCGTAAAAGTTGCAGGATGGATGAAACGACGTTTTTGGGAGGAAGATTTAGGGATTTACGGAGGAATTACTTTTACTAATCTACCTATTCAACAAATTTGGTATCCCAATAATGGTTTTTTAGAACAAAATGGAGGCTTATTAGTGTTAGCCTATAGTGCGTTGGAATATGGAGAAGCCCTCGGGAAAATCGCTCCTGATATTCGTTGTCTAGCGGTACAAGAATTAGCCAGTCGCATTCATCCACAAATAAAATCTGAGTCTAGTCATCTGATGACGATTGCTTGGCAAAATATCCCCTATATTTACTCCCCTTGGATGGCTTGGACTCCTGAAAAATATAACCAATATTTCCATCAAATTACAAGGTGCGATCGACGTATTGCCTTCGCTGGGGATTGGTGTAGTCATCTTCCTGCATGGCAAGAAGGAGCGATTCGTAGTGCTTATGATTTAATTGAGTGGGCTTTATATGGCAAAGAGTAA
- a CDS encoding site-2 protease family protein gives MFNLSDNVVIIVVSVVAIAIILWGYNRAKPYGEIGILAWLQSLALMTPWLVFFALLTLGIYVNLIGVIFLLVLSAGTYIYLGTLIRNKAKEQIKSNIDNIFKANLNSESDSDNNDKKETEDQEKNNLSLEKQEDEDVKESNFTPVKLAQLEPEFNPIQEEDLKEIKTIFGIDTFFAIDTIPYQEGVIFKGNLRGEAEYSHRHLTEKLTEKFGDKYRLFLVETPEEKPVVIILPSANDPKPLTLAQKNLALVLFLATIFTSMEAIALLLGFDLVGSWDRYPEVLPLTGGLWFILLAHEIAHRIIAERNKVKVSLPFFLPSLQIGSFGAITRFESLIPNRSVLFDVAFAGPAASFVVSLGILLLGFILSAPNSSFEIPTSFFRGSILVGGLAKLFFQSGLEADTIGVHPFTILGWLGLVITAINLLPAGQLDGGRIIQAIYGRKTCRRTTVGTLIILGIVSIFNPVNSLPFYWAIIILFLQRDLERPSLNELTEPDDSRAGWGLFLIFLSLTTLIPITPSLASRLGIGLL, from the coding sequence ATGTTTAATTTATCTGATAACGTTGTTATCATTGTTGTTTCTGTAGTGGCTATAGCGATCATATTATGGGGATATAATCGGGCTAAACCTTATGGAGAAATTGGTATTTTAGCGTGGTTGCAATCCCTTGCTTTAATGACCCCCTGGTTAGTTTTTTTCGCACTGTTAACATTAGGAATTTATGTTAATTTAATTGGGGTTATTTTCTTGTTAGTATTGTCTGCAGGTACTTATATATATTTAGGAACTTTGATTAGAAATAAAGCAAAAGAACAAATCAAATCTAACATTGATAATATTTTTAAAGCTAATTTAAACTCAGAATCTGATTCCGATAATAATGATAAAAAAGAAACAGAAGACCAAGAAAAAAATAATTTATCTTTAGAAAAACAAGAAGATGAAGACGTTAAAGAAAGTAACTTTACTCCAGTAAAATTAGCACAGTTAGAACCAGAATTTAATCCTATTCAAGAAGAAGATTTAAAAGAAATAAAAACTATTTTTGGCATCGATACCTTTTTTGCTATTGACACTATTCCCTATCAAGAGGGAGTCATTTTTAAAGGTAATTTACGAGGAGAAGCAGAATATAGTCACCGCCATTTAACAGAAAAATTAACAGAAAAATTTGGGGATAAATACCGTTTATTTTTGGTAGAAACTCCAGAGGAAAAACCCGTTGTAATTATTTTACCTAGTGCCAACGATCCAAAACCATTGACTTTAGCTCAAAAAAATCTGGCTTTAGTATTATTTTTAGCGACAATTTTCACCAGTATGGAAGCGATCGCACTTTTGTTAGGATTTGACTTAGTAGGGAGTTGGGACCGTTACCCAGAAGTATTACCATTAACAGGAGGATTATGGTTTATTCTTCTCGCCCATGAAATTGCCCATCGCATTATCGCAGAGAGAAATAAAGTCAAAGTAAGTTTACCCTTCTTCTTGCCATCTTTACAAATAGGTAGTTTTGGAGCAATTACCCGTTTTGAATCTCTAATTCCTAATCGTAGTGTTTTATTTGACGTTGCCTTCGCAGGACCTGCCGCCAGTTTTGTAGTATCTCTGGGTATATTATTATTGGGCTTTATTCTCTCCGCCCCCAACAGCAGTTTTGAGATTCCTACCAGTTTTTTCCGAGGTTCAATTTTAGTGGGAGGATTAGCAAAATTATTCTTTCAGTCAGGATTAGAAGCCGATACCATTGGAGTTCATCCTTTCACCATTTTAGGATGGTTGGGCTTAGTAATTACCGCTATTAATTTGTTACCTGCAGGACAGTTAGACGGAGGTAGAATAATACAAGCTATTTATGGTAGAAAAACTTGTCGTCGTACTACTGTTGGCACATTAATCATTTTAGGAATTGTGAGCATTTTTAACCCCGTCAACTCTTTACCCTTTTACTGGGCTATTATTATTCTTTTCCTGCAAAGAGATTTAGAAAGACCTAGTTTAAATGAACTAACTGAACCCGATGACAGCCGTGCAGGATGGGGGTTATTTTTAATCTTTTTATCTCTAACAACTCTTATTCCTATTACCCCTAGTCTTGCTTCTCGTTTAGGAATAGGTCTTTTGTGA
- a CDS encoding DUF3110 domain-containing protein, with product MKVYVLLYNVGTDNEGIHTLQIGNKDMVLMFESEDDATRYALLLEAQDFYSPTVESLNSEEIEEFCTGAGYEWKLVTEGMLEIPPEINVEDTDWKESADYPDDVSSEAQMSAFELERIRRQLEGLL from the coding sequence ATGAAAGTTTACGTTCTTCTTTATAATGTCGGTACAGATAATGAAGGCATCCATACTTTACAAATCGGAAATAAAGATATGGTGTTAATGTTTGAATCAGAAGATGATGCCACTCGTTATGCCCTACTGTTGGAAGCTCAGGACTTTTATAGTCCGACAGTTGAATCTCTTAATAGCGAAGAAATAGAGGAATTTTGCACAGGGGCAGGATATGAGTGGAAATTAGTAACAGAAGGAATGTTAGAAATTCCACCAGAAATTAATGTTGAAGATACTGATTGGAAAGAGAGTGCTGATTATCCTGATGATGTCTCCTCCGAAGCCCAAATGTCTGCTTTTGAATTAGAGAGAATTCGCCGTCAACTTGAGGGTTTGTTATAA
- the cobM gene encoding precorrin-4 C(11)-methyltransferase: protein MTVYFIGAGPGDPDLLTLKAYKILQSADVILYADSLVPKQILKDTKENAELIATGNKTLEEIIPLMIKKEKQGLTVVRLQSGDLCLYSAIHEQMRLLAEADIPFELIPGISAYQAAAAKIASELTIPDLVQTIILTRVSGKASQVPEKEELEKLAAHEASLCLYLAARHVEKSQEDLLKHYPADTPVAICYRVGWEDEKIIIVPLTKMAETTYDYGFIRTTLYLISPALKILPQQQSLKGESYQSRSKLYNPSHNHLFRPR from the coding sequence ATGACAGTATATTTTATTGGAGCAGGCCCCGGAGACCCAGATTTGCTAACCCTAAAAGCCTACAAAATTCTACAATCAGCTGATGTTATTTTATATGCAGATTCCCTTGTACCAAAACAAATTTTAAAAGATACTAAAGAAAATGCAGAGTTAATCGCCACGGGCAATAAAACTTTAGAAGAGATAATACCCTTAATGATTAAAAAAGAAAAACAGGGTTTAACAGTGGTGCGATTGCAGTCAGGAGATTTATGTTTATATAGTGCCATTCATGAACAAATGAGATTGTTAGCAGAAGCAGATATTCCCTTTGAGTTAATCCCCGGAATCAGTGCCTATCAAGCGGCGGCGGCAAAAATTGCTAGTGAATTGACGATTCCCGATTTAGTACAAACAATTATTTTAACGAGGGTAAGTGGTAAGGCTTCTCAAGTACCAGAAAAAGAAGAATTAGAGAAATTAGCCGCCCACGAAGCCAGTTTATGTCTATATTTAGCCGCCCGTCATGTGGAAAAATCTCAAGAGGATTTACTAAAACATTATCCTGCCGATACTCCTGTGGCTATTTGTTACCGGGTGGGGTGGGAGGATGAAAAAATCATTATTGTGCCTTTAACAAAAATGGCTGAAACTACCTATGATTATGGTTTTATTCGCACTACTCTTTATCTTATTAGTCCTGCATTAAAAATACTTCCTCAGCAACAATCTTTAAAAGGGGAGTCATACCAATCGAGATCAAAACTTTATAATCCTAGTCATAATCATTTATTTCGACCTCGATAG
- a CDS encoding DUF3782 domain-containing protein: MTTTADDVWKILAELAQAQKETERRMQETDRQIARLSKEIGNLGGKWGRFVENMVAPACETIFLNRGIPVHQVSQRVKKKLDGRVLEIDVLGTNENHVLVVEVKSSLGVDNVKELIKDLQKFKEFFPEYNQKQVYGAVAGIEIEEGADKYAYRHGLFVLTQSGENVVIVNGAEFQPKTW, translated from the coding sequence ATGACAACCACAGCCGATGATGTTTGGAAAATTCTAGCAGAATTAGCACAAGCTCAAAAAGAAACAGAGCGCCGTATGCAAGAAACGGATCGCCAAATTGCAAGATTGAGTAAAGAAATAGGCAATTTAGGGGGAAAATGGGGGCGTTTTGTGGAAAATATGGTTGCCCCTGCTTGTGAGACGATATTTTTAAATCGGGGTATTCCTGTACACCAAGTAAGTCAAAGGGTGAAAAAAAAGCTCGACGGTAGAGTTTTAGAAATTGATGTTTTGGGGACAAATGAGAATCATGTTTTAGTGGTAGAGGTCAAAAGTAGTTTAGGGGTGGATAATGTGAAAGAATTAATCAAAGATTTACAGAAATTTAAAGAATTTTTCCCTGAATATAATCAAAAACAAGTATATGGGGCAGTGGCTGGAATTGAAATCGAAGAAGGGGCGGATAAATACGCTTATCGTCATGGTTTGTTTGTTTTAACCCAATCAGGAGAGAATGTTGTGATTGTTAATGGTGCAGAATTTCAACCGAAAACTTGGTGA